In a genomic window of Vigna angularis cultivar LongXiaoDou No.4 chromosome 6, ASM1680809v1, whole genome shotgun sequence:
- the LOC108341143 gene encoding ABC transporter C family member 3, whose protein sequence is MMLLVSTLGSLALRHFGSSLLTYLVKPVFLHGFSSFLHLLLLVVLLVSLMWRKVAVGTRESSTKNITFAKAPLCSFLVSAINFLLFLVDYFCWYKNGWSEEKLATLLDFLLKTVAWGVAGVCLHMELFISRERRLPFFFRAWLVLYLVVSGYCFIVNFALYEEKHSALPLQSLVSDVFSVFVCLFFFYLELFVKSQGGVGDSTLQESLLDADSRDDVFEAKETKGSDTVTPYSNAGIFGLLTFSWIGPLITVGRKKPLDLEDVPQLDKRDSLIGAFPTFRDRLEAQCEAITTVDTLMLVKSLVFSSWKEIIFTAILALLNTLASFVGPYLIDGFVQFLNGQRKLEHEGLILVTAFFVAKLLECLTRRHWLFRLQQVGIRMRALLVTMIYNKILNLSCQSKHGHTTGEIINFMTVDAEKVGEFSWHLHDLWLVVLQVIVALLILYRNLGLASISGLVAILIVMWANIPLGSIQEKFHNKLMESKDARMKTTSEILRNMRILKLQGWEMKFLSNITQLRKIEQDWLKKVIYSLVMIIFVFWCAPAFVSVVTFGTSILVGIPLESGKILSTLATFQILQEPIYNLPETISMMAQTKVSLDRIASFLRLDEILFDVVEKLPQGSSNAAIEVVDGNFSWDSFTLQNINLRVFHGMRVAICGSVGSGKSTFLSCILGEVPKKSGILKVCGTKAYVAQSPWIQSSTIEDNILFGKDMERQRYEKVLEACCLKKDLDVLSFGDQTIIGERGINLSGGQKQRIQIARALYHDADIYLLDDVFSAVDAHTGSHLFQECLLNHLSSKTVVYVTHQVEFLPAADLILVMKDGKIIQSGKYDYLLKSGTDFMELVGAHKEALSALDSIDGGKASAITSTSKEDVRFVLSQGIEEKEVMKNEKNGGKDNKHDPKGQLIQEEEREKGRVGFAVYWKYVTTTYGGALVPLILCAEILFQVLQIGSNYWMAWATPISSDAEPTVGESALIFVYVALAIGSSICVLARATLVATTGYKTATSLFNNMHLCIFRAPMSFFDATPSGRILNRASTDQSAVDTDIPFQTGSLASSIVHLLGIVAVMSQVAWQVFIVFIPITAINIWYQQYYIPSARELSRLVGVCNAPVIQHFSETISGASTIRSFDQVPRFQQTNMKLMDGYSRPKFNNAAAMEWLCFRLDILSSITFAFCLIFLISIPHGFIDSGIAGLAVTYGLNLNITQSWMIWELCSMENKIISVERILQYTSIPSEPPLVVEENRPHDSWPSCGRIDIHNLQVRYAPHMPFVLHGFTCTFHGGLKTGIVGRTGSGKSTLIQTLFRIVEPTVGRIMIDGINISSIGLHDLRSRLSIIPQDPTMFEGTVRSNMDPLEEYTDEQIWEALDKCQLGDEVRRKEGKLDYAVCEDGENWSMGQRQLVCLGRVLLKKSKVLVLDEATASVDTATDNLIQQTLRQYFSDCTVITIAHRITSVIDSDMILLLNQGLIEEYDSPARLLEDNFSSFAQLVAEYTTRSNSSFDQLK, encoded by the exons ATGATGTTGTTGGTCTCAACACTCGGTTCTCTTGCTCTTAGACATTTTGGCAGTAGCCTTCTGACATATTTAGTGAAGCCGGTTTTCTTGCATGGCTTCTCTTCTTTCCTTCATCTACTGTTATTGGTGGTGCTTTTAGTGTCACTGATGTGGAGGAAAGTCGCAGTTGGAACCAGAGAAAGTTCCACAAAGAACATTACCTTTGCAAAGGCTCCACTTTGTTCCTTTCTTGTTTCGGCTATCAATTTTCTACTATTTTTGGTTGATTACTTTTGTTGGTATAAAAATGGTTGGTCAGAAGAAAAGCTTGCGACCCTTTTGGATTTTCTGCTCAAAACAGTTGCTTGGGGTGTTGCTGGTGTTTGCTTGCACATGGAACTCTTCATTTCAAGGGAAAGAAGATTACCATTCTTCTTCAGAGCTTGGTTGGTCCTTTACCTCGTTGTTTCCGGCTATTGCTTTATAGTGAACTTTGCTCTCTATGAAGAAAAGCATTCTGCTTTGCCCCTTCAGAGCTTAGTTTCTGATGTTTTCtctgtttttgtgtgtttattcttcttttacttGGAGTTGTTTGTAAAAAGTCAGGGTGGTGTAGGAGATAGTACTTTACAAGAATCTCTTTTGGATGCTGACTCAAGAGATGATGTGTTTGAGGCAAAAGAGACCAAGGGGAGTGACACTGTTACACCTTACTCTAATGCTGGAATATTTGGCCTTCTTACCTTCTCTTGGATTGGTCCTCTGATTACTGTTGGAAGGAAGAAGCCTTTGGACCTTGAGGATGTTCCCCAACTTGACAAAAGAGACAGTTTAATTGGAGCTTTTCCAACTTTTAGGGATAGGCTTGAGGCACAATGTGAAGCTATTACCACAGTGGACACACTTATGTTAGTGAAGTCATTAGTATTCTCAAGCTggaaagaaattattttcacaGCCATCCTTGCATTGCTAAACACATTGGCTTCTTTTGTTGGTCCCTATCTTATTGATGGTTTTGTTCAATTCCTTAACGGACAACGAAAACTTGAGCATGAGGGCCTTATATTGGTGACTGCATTTTTTGTGGCAAAGCTTTTGGAGTGCCTCACAAGGAGGCACTGGTTATTTAGGTTGCAGCAGGTTGGAATACGAATGCGAGCACTTCTTGTGAcaatgatatataataaaattttgaatcttTCATGTCAATCCAAGCACGGCCACACTACTGGGGAAATAATCAACTTCATGACCGTTGATGCAGAAAAAGTTGGTGAGTTCAGTTGGCATCTACATGATCTGTGGTTAGTAGTTCTACAGGTTATAGTAGCCTTGTTGATTTTGTATAGAAATCTCGGGCTTGCTTCAATTTCTGGCCTTGTTGCAATTCTCATAGTAATGTGGGCAAACATTCCCTTGGGTTCAATCCAAGAGAAGTTTCATAACAAGTTGATGGAGTCAAAAGATGCACGAATGAAAACAACTTCTGAGATTTTGAGAAACATGCGGATTCTCAAACTACAAGGATGGGAAATGAAGTTTTTGTCAAACATAACCCAACTCAGAAAGATCGAGCAGGACtggttaaaaaaagttatatactCGTTAGTCATGATCATATTTGTGTTTTGGTGTGCCCCAGCATTTGTGTCAGTGGTTACTTTTGGTACTTCTATACTTGTAGGAATCCCCCTTGAGTCAGGGAAGATACTGTCTACACTTGCCACATTCCAGATTCTCCAAGAACCCATTTATAATCTTCCAGAGACAATATCAATGATGGCACAGACTAAGGTTTCTCTTGACAGGATTGCATCTTTCCTTCGTCTGGATGAGATTCTATTTGATGTTGTGGAGAAGCTTCCACAAGGTAGTTCTAATGCAGCAATTGAAGTAGTTGATGGGAATTTCTCTTGGGACTCATTTACATTGCAAAACATAAATCTCAGAGTTTTTCATGGCATGAGGGTTGCTATTTGCGGTAGTGTTGGATCAGGCAAGTCtacttttctttcttgtatATTAGGAGAAGTACCCAAGAAATCAGGGATTTTGAAGGTGTGTGGAACAAAGGCCTATGTAGCTCAGTCACCGTGGATACAAAGTAGCACGATAGAGGATAATATATTGTTTGGTAAGGACATGGAAAGGCAAAGGTATGAGAAGGTTCTTGAAGCTTGTTGCCTAAAGAAGGATCTAGATGTTTTGTCATTTGGAGATCAGACTATAATAGGAGAGAGGGGGATAAATTTGAGTGGTGGACAGAAACAGAGAATACAAATTGCTCGTGCTCTGTATCACGATGCTGATATATATCTATTGGATGATGTGTTTAGTGCTGTGGATGCTCACACAGGATCTCATCTTTTTCAG GAATGCTTACTCAACCATTTAAGTTCAAAGACAGTGGTTTACGTCACTCATCAAGTAGAGTTCTTACCTGCCGCTGACCTTATTTTG GTCATGAAAGATGGAAAGATTATTCAAAGTGGAAAATACGATTATCTGCTCAAATCAGGCACTGATTTTATGGAACTTGTTGGTGCTCATAAAGAAGCTTTGTCTGCACTTGATTCAATAGATGGAGGAAAAGCGTCTGCTATAACAAGTACATCAAAAGAGGATGTAAGATTCGTTCTTTCTCAAGGCATTGAAGAAAAGGAAGtaatgaaaaatgagaaaaatggTGGAAAAGATAACAAACATGATCCAAAAGGCCAACTTatccaagaagaagaaagagagaaaggtaGAGTAGGGTTTGCAGTTTATTGGAAATATGTAACAACAACATATGGGGGAGCACTTGTACCACTCATATTGTGTGCTGAAATTTTGTTTCAAGTTCTTCAAATTGGAAGCAACTATTGGATGGCTTGGGCAACTCCTATCTCATCTGATGCTGAGCCAACTGTTGGAGAAAGTGCCCTTATATTTGTATATGTAGCTTTGGCCATAGGAAGTTCTATCTGTGTCCTTGCTAGAGCAACTCTTGTTGCCACAACTGGTTATAAGACAGCTACTTCACTCTTCAACAACATGCATCTCTGCATTTTCCGTGCTCCAATGTCATTTTTCGATGCCACTCCAAGTGGGAGAATCCTTAATAGG GCTTCTACTGATCAAAGTGCAGTGGATACAGACATTCCTTTTCAAACTGGATCGTTAGCTTCCTCTATAGTCCATCTTCTCGGAATTGTAGCAGTAATGTCTCAAGTTGCATGGCAGGTTTTCATTGTCTTTATTCCTATCACAGCAATCAACATTTGGTATCag CAATATTATATACCATCAGCCCGGGAACTATCACGTTTAGTTGGGGTATGCAACGCTCCTGTCATTCAGCACTTTTCTGAAACAATATCAGGTGCATCAACCATCAGGAGCTTTGATCAGGTGCCAAGATTTCAGCAAACAAATATGAAACTGATGGATGGATATTCTCGCCCCAAGTTCAACAATGCTGCTGCTATGGAATGGTTGTGCTTCCGATTAGATATCTTGTCTTCCATCACATTTGCCTTTTGCTTGATATTCTTGATATCTATTCCACATGGATTCATAGATTCAG GTATTGCTGGTTTAGCTGTAACCTATGGCCTTAATCTGAACATTACACAATCATGGATGATATGGGAACTTTGCAGCATGGAGAACAAAATTATATCAGTGGAAAGAATTCTTCAGTATACTTCAATTCCTAGTGAGCCTCCTCTTGTTGTAGAGGAAAACCGGCCACATGATTCTTGGCCATCATGTGGCAGGATTGATATTCACAACCTGCAG GTACGTTACGCTCCACATATGCCATTTGTGTTGCATGGCTTTACATGCACGTTCCATGGAGGACTTAAAACCGGAATTGTTGGGAGAACAGGAAGTGGTAAATCAACTCTCATACAAACACTATTCCGAATTGTTGAGCCTACTGTTGGGAGAATTATGATTGATGGCATCAACATCTCATCCATTGGACTTCATGATTTGAGGTCTAGACTGAGCATTATCCCTCAGGATCCGACCATGTTTGAAGGTACTGTGAGAAGTAATATGGACCCACTTGAAGAGTACACAGATGAACAAATTTGGGAG GCCCTTGATAAGTGCCAACTTGGAGATGAAGTCAGAAGGAAAGAAGGAAAACTGGACTATGCAG TCTGTGAGGATGGAGAAAATTGGAGTATGGGTCAGAGGCAATTGGTATGTCTTGGTAGAGTACTGCTTAAGAAGAGTAAGGTCTTGGTGCTAGATGAAGCTACTGCATCAGTTGACACAGCTACAGATAATTTGATTCAGCAAACTCTTAGGCAATACTTTTCTGATTGCACAGTCATTACAATTGCCCATAGAATAACTTCTGTCATTGATAGTGATATGATTCTACTACTTAATCAAG GACTTATTGAGGAGTATGATTCCCCAGCAAGGTTGCTAGAGGacaacttttcttcttttgctcAACTTGTGGCAGAGTACACCACAAGGTCCAATTCCAGTTTTGACCAACTAAAATAa